In one bacterium genomic region, the following are encoded:
- a CDS encoding bifunctional ADP-dependent NAD(P)H-hydrate dehydratase/NAD(P)H-hydrate epimerase, whose amino-acid sequence MKIVTAEQMKQIDRIAIDQRSIPSLHLMEHAGKSVTEAVLHHYPDAKRIAIFVGKGNNGGDALVGARLLHQRK is encoded by the coding sequence ATGAAAATCGTCACCGCTGAACAAATGAAACAAATCGACCGCATCGCAATTGACCAGCGGTCTATCCCAAGTCTTCATCTGATGGAACACGCTGGGAAATCGGTTACAGAAGCGGTTTTACATCATTATCCGGATGCGAAAAGAATCGCGATTTTCGTTGGTAAAGGGAACAACGGCGGTGATGCGCTGGTAGGAGCGCGATTGTTACATCAGCGGAAGA
- a CDS encoding DUF1926 domain-containing protein has product MAKPIKFILGFHNHQPIGNFEHVFEEGYQKAYKPLVETFLNHPQFKITWHFTGYLYEWLNQHHPELNDNLKTMVTRGQAEMMTGGYYEPILSVIPEHDRQGQIRKLTEYVKQKTGYNPTGAWLAERVWEPQLAGTFVDAGIKYTVTDDSHFLSAGLSEEETWGYFLTEELGKTLAIFPISQTLRYTIPFQEPGKTIEFFKRVADKPGHHVVVMADDGEKFGIWPGTYEHCYVKGWLNRFLDEIEKNLDWIDPITFSECLAMIPPLGRIYLPTASYTEMMEWAMPTAAILQYESLVEDLDKQGKYKPNKHFIRGGFWRNFLVKYPESNNIHKKMLYVSKKVQDLATRNEKTQVHPLVLAAQDALWAGQTNCGYWHGLFGGLYLNYLRDTLYRKLIEAEKLVDSVNHKTKSWIDVDQLDFDADGYPEILVNTAQLNLYFKPNYGGALFELDIKKINFNLLNTLSRKKEAYHEKIIHAQVPSLTESETQETKSIHDIVRAKEAHLEQYLHYDWYQRYSLLDHFMPVNATLDEFSKCEYAELGDFVNQAYKSAIRNPQSKIKNAVVELTRSGYVWYEGKQEPIWVGKTIQIAKDEPVIDIKYTVKNLSQKRIAVKFGIEFNFSLLAGNADNRYYYFPGKELSDRKLASFGEISGVTELGLVDEWQKLDINLKFDTPATVWRFPIETISNSEAGFERVYQSSVVMPNWILDLDPNSSWQIKITKSISS; this is encoded by the coding sequence ATGGCTAAACCGATTAAATTTATTCTCGGATTCCATAATCATCAGCCGATCGGCAATTTCGAACATGTTTTCGAAGAAGGATATCAAAAAGCATATAAACCGCTGGTAGAAACATTTCTAAACCATCCGCAGTTTAAAATCACCTGGCATTTCACCGGATATCTCTATGAATGGCTGAACCAGCATCATCCGGAATTGAATGATAACCTAAAAACTATGGTAACCCGTGGACAAGCGGAAATGATGACCGGTGGATATTATGAACCTATTCTTTCAGTTATCCCTGAACATGACCGACAAGGTCAAATCCGCAAATTAACTGAGTATGTTAAACAGAAAACAGGATATAACCCCACCGGCGCATGGCTAGCCGAACGAGTCTGGGAACCGCAACTTGCTGGAACGTTTGTTGATGCTGGCATTAAATATACTGTCACTGACGACTCACATTTTCTCTCCGCTGGATTATCGGAAGAAGAGACCTGGGGATATTTTTTAACCGAAGAGCTCGGCAAAACACTAGCAATATTTCCAATCAGTCAAACCTTACGATATACTATTCCATTTCAGGAACCAGGGAAAACCATCGAATTCTTTAAACGAGTTGCGGATAAACCGGGACATCATGTCGTCGTTATGGCGGATGACGGCGAGAAATTCGGTATCTGGCCTGGAACGTATGAACATTGCTATGTTAAAGGATGGCTGAACCGGTTTTTAGACGAAATCGAAAAGAACCTCGATTGGATTGACCCGATAACGTTTTCGGAATGTTTGGCGATGATTCCGCCGCTCGGACGGATTTATCTGCCGACCGCTTCTTATACCGAAATGATGGAGTGGGCGATGCCGACTGCAGCGATTCTCCAATATGAATCTCTGGTTGAAGATTTAGATAAGCAAGGGAAATATAAACCGAATAAGCATTTTATCCGTGGTGGGTTCTGGCGGAATTTTCTGGTTAAATATCCTGAATCGAATAATATCCATAAAAAGATGCTGTATGTCAGCAAGAAGGTGCAAGACCTAGCGACAAGAAACGAAAAAACGCAGGTGCATCCGTTGGTTTTAGCTGCACAAGATGCACTCTGGGCAGGTCAGACCAACTGCGGATATTGGCATGGACTATTCGGCGGACTCTATCTAAATTATTTGCGAGATACCCTCTATCGAAAACTGATTGAAGCGGAAAAACTTGTTGATTCGGTTAACCATAAAACTAAATCTTGGATTGACGTCGACCAGCTTGATTTCGATGCAGATGGTTATCCGGAGATTTTAGTCAATACTGCGCAGTTAAATCTGTATTTCAAACCGAATTATGGCGGTGCATTGTTTGAATTAGATATTAAAAAAATTAATTTTAATCTACTAAATACCTTATCTCGGAAAAAAGAAGCGTATCATGAGAAAATCATCCATGCCCAAGTTCCCTCGCTAACCGAATCGGAAACGCAGGAAACGAAAAGTATCCATGATATAGTGAGAGCGAAAGAAGCGCATCTCGAACAGTATTTACATTACGATTGGTATCAGCGGTATTCGTTACTTGACCATTTTATGCCGGTGAATGCGACGCTCGATGAATTCAGCAAATGCGAATATGCAGAACTCGGTGATTTCGTTAATCAAGCTTATAAATCTGCAATTCGCAATCCACAATCTAAAATCAAAAATGCAGTTGTTGAATTAACGCGGTCTGGGTACGTCTGGTATGAAGGAAAACAGGAACCGATTTGGGTAGGCAAAACCATTCAGATTGCGAAAGATGAACCTGTGATTGATATAAAATATACGGTGAAGAATCTCTCGCAAAAACGGATTGCGGTTAAGTTTGGTATCGAGTTTAACTTTTCGCTTCTTGCGGGGAATGCGGATAACCGATATTATTATTTCCCAGGGAAAGAGTTATCAGATAGAAAACTCGCTAGTTTCGGAGAAATATCAGGTGTAACTGAACTCGGGTTGGTCGATGAATGGCAGAAACTAGATATCAATCTTAAGTTTGATACTCCGGCAACCGTATGGCGATTCCCGATAGAAACGATTTCTAATTCTGAAGCTGGATTCGAACGGGTATATCAGAGTTCAGTTGTTATGCCAAACTGGATCTTAGATTTAGACCCGAATTCATCTTGGCAAATCAAGATTACAAAATCAATTAGTAGCTAA
- a CDS encoding DUF72 domain-containing protein, with the protein MQSYSDQIKIGCCGFPVRKEEYFKHFTIIEIQQTFYQIPEERFAVNWRSLAPANFEFTMKAWQLITHLPSSPTYRRTRISIPKNHQNNYGNFKPTDEVFLAYQQTEKIAEILQATLIIFQCPASFKPTPENINNMKQFFSTIERKQQVRFGWEPRGNWDDKIIKSLCEELGLIHIVDPFKNTSVTRDFRYWRLHGIGGYGYQYTGQDLHYLKQRIEEEPIPSSYIMFNNVFMFQDALRFKTMLENQ; encoded by the coding sequence ATGCAATCTTATTCTGACCAGATCAAAATCGGCTGTTGCGGTTTCCCAGTTCGAAAAGAAGAATACTTCAAGCATTTTACCATTATCGAAATCCAGCAGACGTTCTATCAAATTCCGGAAGAGCGGTTTGCGGTTAATTGGCGGAGTTTAGCGCCAGCGAATTTTGAGTTTACTATGAAAGCGTGGCAGCTAATCACGCATTTACCATCAAGCCCAACGTATCGCAGAACCAGAATTTCTATTCCGAAAAATCACCAGAACAATTATGGGAATTTTAAACCGACAGATGAAGTCTTCTTAGCATATCAACAGACCGAAAAGATAGCTGAAATTCTACAAGCGACTCTCATTATCTTCCAGTGCCCAGCAAGCTTTAAGCCGACCCCAGAAAACATCAATAATATGAAACAGTTCTTTAGTACCATTGAACGGAAACAACAGGTTCGGTTCGGCTGGGAACCACGAGGCAACTGGGATGATAAGATAATCAAATCACTTTGCGAAGAACTGGGTTTGATTCATATCGTTGACCCGTTTAAAAATACAAGCGTAACCCGAGATTTCCGATATTGGCGACTGCATGGGATTGGTGGATATGGTTATCAATATACCGGACAAGATTTGCATTATCTCAAACAGCGCATAGAAGAAGAGCCGATTCCGAGTTCATATATTATGTTCAACAACGTTTTTATGTTCCAAGACGCACTGCGCTTTAAAACCATGCTCGAAAATCAGTAA